A stretch of the Staphylococcus sp. NRL 16/872 genome encodes the following:
- a CDS encoding CPBP family intramembrane glutamic endopeptidase translates to MTSEYNDSQQTNEQPPIRNEFASKRIVKRDFWLIPAYAGFNMVLIIMLLSMTMRTLTYLFGPMPENQFERSLMSWGQIYTLIGQCLILLLFYLMHKKTIIPIAMQRFKDLKKHIILIIIVFVVMYLLLGVYGWFIELLPEKYQFDDTVNNKTIEQLFTIKWLWPILFLDIVIITPIVEELLFRHLIIHELGKKLTYGAMYVVSILVFAGLHVIHATSPFEIGPYIIMAIGFVVAYHFSGRNLATTITLHMANNFISFISIIIPFILGK, encoded by the coding sequence ATGACTTCGGAATATAATGATTCGCAACAAACTAATGAACAACCACCAATAAGAAATGAATTTGCCTCTAAACGTATAGTGAAAAGAGATTTCTGGCTTATTCCTGCTTATGCAGGGTTTAATATGGTGTTAATTATTATGTTGTTATCAATGACTATGAGAACGCTCACTTATTTATTCGGGCCCATGCCTGAAAATCAATTTGAGCGCAGTTTAATGTCTTGGGGACAAATTTACACCCTCATTGGTCAATGCTTAATATTGTTATTATTTTATTTAATGCATAAAAAAACAATTATCCCCATAGCTATGCAACGTTTTAAAGATTTAAAGAAACATATAATCTTAATAATTATAGTATTTGTAGTGATGTATTTATTACTAGGCGTTTATGGCTGGTTTATTGAATTATTGCCTGAAAAATATCAATTTGATGATACTGTTAACAACAAAACAATTGAACAATTATTTACTATCAAATGGTTATGGCCAATTCTATTTTTAGATATCGTTATCATTACGCCAATTGTGGAAGAACTATTATTTAGACATTTAATTATTCATGAACTAGGTAAGAAATTAACTTATGGTGCGATGTATGTCGTTTCCATTTTGGTTTTTGCTGGTTTACACGTCATACATGCAACGTCACCATTTGAAATAGGTCCCTACATCATTATGGCTATTGGATTTGTGGTTGCCTATCATTTTAGTGGGCGAAATCTAGCAACAACTATAACGTTACATATGGCGAATAATTTTATATCTTTTATATCTATTATTATTCCTTTTATTTTAGGTAAATAA
- a CDS encoding carboxylesterase family protein, with amino-acid sequence MVTITTSFGKIHGIKEDEIIKFLGVPYAYPPKHHRRFKHSELYTSWNHDIEATHFKDIPPQPYNKLETFFSSEHVTFPQNEDCLYLNIWKQNNEDKDKPVIIYFYGGGFVNGHGSAELYTPEAIVQQHDVIVITFNYRLGALGFLDWSYFNETFDKNNGLSDQINVLKWVHHYIESFGGNPHNVTLMGQSAGSMSIMALMQMPEIDTFYHKVMLLSGTLRLDKKETGYLKAQHFHKLIVTHFQNKGLEDLTVSNILKLQALDEASRGKSKGLELIYAPIEDDSMSRPLSHFTKPVVVGVTNNEGDCYIRNESRKLEASRFVNVMTLNDIDIDEANAQTGKQQAQLVTDLYFKTPALQLLDTLSLSTRWFLRFDWCLPNTSDFNSAYHILDLVFWFGKMNILKAHGIKNLTSEIKLSEQMTSDLVTFAKSDTMPWQPYHSNNKEPHIYK; translated from the coding sequence ATGGTAACGATCACTACGTCTTTCGGGAAGATTCATGGCATCAAGGAAGATGAAATCATCAAATTTTTAGGAGTTCCTTATGCCTATCCACCTAAACACCATCGTCGCTTTAAACATTCCGAGTTATATACATCATGGAATCATGATATTGAAGCTACACATTTCAAAGATATTCCTCCTCAACCTTATAATAAGTTAGAAACTTTCTTTTCTTCTGAACATGTCACTTTCCCACAAAACGAGGATTGCTTATATTTAAATATCTGGAAACAAAATAATGAGGATAAAGACAAACCTGTAATTATTTATTTTTACGGTGGTGGCTTTGTGAACGGCCATGGTTCTGCTGAGTTATATACACCTGAAGCTATCGTTCAACAACATGATGTGATTGTAATCACATTTAACTATCGTTTAGGTGCTTTAGGCTTTTTAGACTGGTCCTATTTTAATGAAACGTTTGATAAAAATAATGGTTTGTCGGATCAAATTAATGTATTAAAATGGGTTCACCATTATATTGAAAGCTTTGGAGGAAACCCTCATAACGTTACATTAATGGGGCAATCTGCTGGAAGTATGAGTATTATGGCATTAATGCAAATGCCTGAAATAGATACATTCTATCATAAGGTAATGTTACTCAGTGGTACTTTGAGACTCGATAAAAAAGAAACTGGCTACCTAAAAGCACAACATTTCCATAAATTGATAGTTACTCACTTTCAAAATAAAGGGCTAGAAGATTTAACAGTATCAAATATATTGAAATTACAAGCTTTAGATGAGGCTTCACGTGGCAAATCCAAAGGCTTGGAACTGATTTACGCGCCTATTGAAGATGACTCTATGAGTCGCCCATTGTCACATTTCACGAAACCTGTCGTCGTAGGCGTGACTAACAATGAGGGAGATTGTTATATTCGCAACGAATCTCGTAAATTAGAGGCATCACGCTTTGTAAATGTCATGACGTTAAATGATATTGATATCGACGAAGCAAATGCACAAACTGGCAAACAACAAGCACAACTTGTAACTGATTTGTATTTTAAAACGCCTGCCCTTCAATTATTAGATACACTGTCTCTTTCAACGCGATGGTTTTTACGTTTCGATTGGTGTTTACCAAACACTTCTGATTTTAATAGTGCCTATCATATTCTAGATCTTGTTTTTTGGTTTGGGAAAATGAATATCCTTAAAGCGCACGGCATTAAAAACTTAACTTCAGAAATTAAATTAAGCGAACAAATGACAAGCGATTTAGTAACTTTCGCAAAGTCAGATACAATGCCATGGCAACCTTATCATTCAAATAATAAAGAGCCACACATATACAAATAA
- a CDS encoding response regulator transcription factor, translating to MNGNVLIIEDDKDISELMKLSLTTKGIDTVQSVFNIEEAKNELLNHHYQVILLDLNLKSEDGYQLLKYIDLSKTAVIVVTAKTTHIDVYKGFENGAVDYIKKPFDPMELYYRVSLHLNKKSNPIYTYHNLKINFNSMEVYVNNALVNLTNREYQLLTYLINNKNRVLTKDQLYTKVWGYDTGVDDNTLMVHIRTLRKKIETNPNEPKMIKTVRGKGYMFKEDAHE from the coding sequence ATGAATGGGAATGTGCTTATTATTGAAGACGATAAAGATATTAGTGAATTGATGAAATTATCACTAACTACAAAAGGCATAGATACAGTTCAATCTGTATTTAATATTGAGGAAGCTAAAAATGAATTACTGAATCATCATTATCAAGTGATTCTTCTAGACTTAAATTTAAAATCAGAAGATGGCTATCAACTCTTAAAATATATAGATTTATCTAAAACTGCGGTTATTGTTGTCACTGCTAAAACAACACATATCGATGTCTATAAAGGCTTTGAAAATGGTGCTGTTGATTACATTAAAAAACCATTTGATCCAATGGAACTTTATTATAGAGTGTCTCTTCATTTAAATAAAAAATCTAATCCGATTTATACATACCACAATTTAAAAATTAACTTTAATAGTATGGAGGTTTATGTAAATAATGCGTTAGTTAATTTGACTAATCGTGAGTATCAATTACTAACTTATCTCATCAACAATAAAAACCGAGTGCTTACTAAAGATCAACTGTACACGAAAGTTTGGGGGTATGATACGGGTGTTGATGACAATACATTAATGGTTCACATACGTACATTACGTAAGAAAATTGAAACAAACCCTAATGAACCAAAGATGATTAAAACTGTCCGTGGCAAAGGCTACATGTTTAAGGAAGATGCTCATGAATAA
- a CDS encoding O-acetylhomoserine aminocarboxypropyltransferase/cysteine synthase family protein produces MSEQRPNWKIETQTIHAGQVIDEFSKSRAVPIYQTSSYVFDNTQHAHDLFSLAQPGNIYTRIMNPTQNVFEERVAQLEGGVGALATSSGQAAITLALLNIVETGSEIVASSNLYGGSFNLLNITFRKLGIKVHFVDPSNPDHFKKAINDKTRAIYAETIGNPAIDVLDIEAVANIAHDNGMPLVIDNTFASPYLCRPFEHGADVVIHSATKFIGGHGTSIGGIIVDSGKFNWDNGKFPGLVEPDPSYHGISYTKDVGEAAYITKARVQLLRDLGSAVSPYNVHEFLIGLETLHLRMERHSENALKVARFLDQHPKVTWVNYPGLENSKYHQLANKYLPKGQGAILTFGVDGSIDDIAHFVDELQLFSLLANVGDSKSLVIHPASTTHQQLTEEEQRQSGVLPEMVRLSIGTENAEDIINDLDAALNSI; encoded by the coding sequence ATGTCAGAACAACGCCCAAATTGGAAAATTGAAACTCAAACGATTCACGCCGGTCAAGTCATCGATGAATTCTCTAAATCACGTGCAGTGCCGATTTATCAAACATCAAGCTATGTCTTTGATAACACGCAACACGCTCATGATTTATTCTCCCTCGCCCAACCAGGAAACATCTACACACGTATTATGAACCCTACGCAAAATGTCTTTGAAGAACGCGTGGCTCAGTTAGAAGGTGGCGTAGGTGCACTCGCAACGTCTTCAGGACAAGCAGCCATCACACTTGCCTTACTCAATATTGTTGAAACTGGCTCAGAAATCGTTGCCTCTTCAAATCTTTACGGAGGTTCATTCAACTTATTAAATATTACTTTTAGAAAATTAGGCATCAAAGTCCATTTTGTCGATCCAAGTAACCCTGATCATTTTAAAAAAGCGATTAACGATAAAACACGTGCGATTTATGCAGAAACAATTGGTAATCCTGCCATTGATGTACTAGATATTGAAGCTGTCGCAAATATTGCTCACGATAACGGTATGCCATTAGTCATAGATAATACATTTGCCTCTCCTTACTTGTGTCGTCCATTTGAACATGGCGCTGATGTCGTCATTCACTCTGCCACTAAATTTATTGGCGGTCACGGCACTTCTATCGGTGGCATCATCGTAGACAGCGGTAAATTCAATTGGGATAACGGCAAATTCCCTGGTTTAGTTGAGCCTGATCCTAGTTATCACGGTATTTCTTATACGAAAGATGTGGGCGAAGCTGCTTATATCACGAAAGCCCGTGTTCAATTATTACGTGACTTAGGTTCAGCCGTTTCTCCTTACAATGTGCATGAATTCTTAATCGGTCTTGAAACACTTCATTTACGTATGGAACGTCACTCTGAAAATGCTTTAAAAGTAGCACGCTTCCTTGATCAACACCCTAAAGTGACATGGGTTAATTATCCAGGACTTGAAAACAGTAAATATCATCAACTCGCAAATAAATACTTGCCTAAAGGACAAGGTGCTATTCTTACATTTGGTGTGGATGGTTCAATTGACGATATCGCCCACTTTGTTGACGAATTACAATTATTCTCATTACTTGCGAACGTTGGTGATTCGAAATCATTAGTCATTCATCCAGCAAGTACAACACATCAACAATTAACTGAAGAAGAACAACGTCAATCCGGCGTCCTTCCAGAAATGGTACGTCTATCTATTGGTACTGAAAATGCAGAAGACATTATCAACGACTTAGATGCCGCACTAAACAGTATTTAA
- a CDS encoding MFS transporter: protein MSIMRIATFIISVFIVGMVEMMVAGIMNLMSDDLGVSEAVVGQLVTLYALTFAICGPILVKLTNRFSARPVLLWTLVVFIAGNVIIAIAPNFTILVIGRIISSAAASLIIVKVLALTAMLTAPKNRGKMIGVVYTGFSGANVFGVPIGTMIGDWIGWRFTFVFIILVSLIAGLLMIKYLPTISELNSANRQYNHIDDSGQQTSHILRPAEIVKYLAITLLILIANSVTFVYINPLILENGHNMGFVSLALLVNGVAGVVGTSMGGVLADKLTSKRWLIIAFSVFIVMMIIINLILSTTLLLLVGLFIWNIVQWSTNPAIQSGIIEHVEGDTSQVMSWNMSCLNAGIGFGGIIGGLVVSNMSVEAVTLVSAFIGLVGLIIVLTLKNIHYAKN, encoded by the coding sequence ATGTCTATCATGCGTATAGCAACCTTTATCATTAGCGTCTTTATCGTTGGGATGGTTGAAATGATGGTCGCTGGAATTATGAATTTAATGAGTGATGATTTAGGCGTTTCTGAAGCTGTCGTTGGTCAACTTGTTACGCTTTACGCGCTTACCTTTGCGATTTGTGGTCCTATATTGGTTAAACTGACAAATCGTTTTTCGGCACGTCCAGTATTACTTTGGACTTTAGTTGTCTTTATTGCAGGGAATGTCATCATCGCAATTGCCCCGAATTTTACCATTTTAGTTATTGGACGAATTATTTCTTCTGCAGCTGCTTCTTTAATTATCGTGAAAGTACTTGCTTTAACTGCTATGCTTACAGCGCCTAAAAATCGTGGGAAGATGATTGGTGTCGTTTATACCGGTTTCAGTGGTGCCAATGTTTTCGGTGTGCCAATCGGTACTATGATAGGTGATTGGATTGGTTGGAGATTTACATTTGTCTTTATTATTTTAGTAAGTCTGATTGCTGGTTTACTGATGATTAAATATTTACCTACCATTTCAGAACTTAACTCTGCCAATCGACAATATAATCATATCGATGACAGTGGGCAACAAACTTCTCACATCTTAAGACCTGCCGAAATTGTGAAATATCTTGCGATTACGTTGTTAATCTTAATCGCTAATTCCGTGACATTTGTTTATATTAATCCTCTCATTTTGGAAAATGGGCACAACATGGGCTTTGTTTCATTAGCATTATTAGTTAACGGTGTTGCTGGTGTTGTTGGTACCTCAATGGGAGGCGTATTGGCAGATAAACTGACAAGTAAACGTTGGTTGATTATTGCTTTCTCAGTCTTTATCGTCATGATGATTATTATTAACTTAATATTATCTACTACGCTTCTATTATTAGTAGGACTATTTATATGGAACATTGTTCAATGGAGTACGAACCCTGCGATTCAAAGCGGAATTATTGAACACGTAGAGGGTGACACAAGCCAAGTGATGAGTTGGAACATGTCATGTCTTAATGCCGGCATTGGTTTTGGTGGTATTATTGGAGGCTTGGTTGTTTCTAATATGTCAGTTGAAGCGGTCACACTCGTCAGTGCATTCATAGGACTAGTAGGTTTAATCATAGTGCTTACTCTTAAAAATATACATTATGCGAAGAATTAA
- the fetB gene encoding iron export ABC transporter permease subunit FetB has protein sequence MSNTALCLTALLLLIPIIISYKEGLHIIKDLVVASLRAVIQLLILGFILNYIFKIDEAWILILAVLIIIINASWNTINRASPVMHHVFIISFVAIFVGTALPLAATVLAGAIDFKANEVIPIGGMLANNGLIAINLAYQNLDRAFVKDIADIESKLTLAASPKLASKDAIRESVRLAIVPTIDSVKTYGLVSIPGMMTGLIIGGVPPLQAIKFQLLVVFIHTTATIMSALIATYLSYNQFFNARHQLIARNNDIQEDDEDDK, from the coding sequence ATGAGTAATACAGCCCTCTGTTTAACTGCCTTACTGTTATTAATTCCAATAATCATTTCCTACAAAGAAGGTTTACATATTATTAAAGACTTGGTAGTTGCCTCTCTTCGTGCAGTTATTCAATTACTGATATTAGGATTTATATTAAATTATATTTTCAAAATTGATGAAGCATGGATTTTAATATTAGCAGTGTTAATCATTATTATTAATGCTTCGTGGAATACAATAAATCGTGCGTCACCAGTGATGCACCACGTGTTTATTATTTCTTTCGTGGCGATTTTTGTAGGAACGGCGTTACCTTTAGCAGCAACCGTCTTAGCTGGAGCGATTGACTTCAAAGCAAATGAAGTGATTCCAATTGGTGGTATGCTCGCAAACAATGGTTTAATTGCGATTAATTTAGCGTACCAGAATTTAGATCGCGCTTTCGTAAAAGATATTGCCGATATTGAATCAAAGTTAACACTCGCTGCTTCTCCTAAGTTAGCGTCTAAGGATGCTATTAGAGAAAGTGTTCGTTTAGCAATTGTACCAACTATAGATTCAGTGAAAACATACGGCTTAGTCTCTATTCCAGGTATGATGACAGGATTAATCATCGGTGGGGTGCCGCCATTACAAGCGATTAAATTTCAGTTACTAGTCGTGTTCATTCATACTACAGCAACGATTATGTCTGCTTTAATTGCAACATATCTAAGCTATAACCAATTCTTTAATGCACGTCATCAACTTATTGCGCGTAATAACGATATCCAAGAAGATGACGAAGACGATAAATAA
- a CDS encoding FMN-binding glutamate synthase family protein, translated as MTELLTTMQFIVNAMIFIIVIGALGLLLVLLFKDRAQSQHSVLRNYPVLGRVRYFAEKIGPELRQYLFANDTEGKPFSRSEYTNIVLSGKYNSRMSSFGTLREYKEGFYIRNTMFPLQTTELQVDNRTMISTFLYSVDSQRLFKRDEHREQKDIDPFYLSDENAIVLGEELAHPFRIKRLVGQSAMSYGALGSHAITALSKGLARAGTWMNTGEGGLSDFHLKGGGDIIFQIGPGLFGVRDKESHFSEDLFKELNQHKEIKAYELKLAQGAKTRGGHMEGNKVTEEIAKIRNVEPHKTINSPNRFDFINSPEELLQFVDKIRSISQKPVGFKIVVSKVEEVEKLVQAMVKLDIYPSFITIDGGEGGTGATFQELQDGVGLPLFTALPIVSGMLERYHVRDKMKIFASGKLITPDKIAIALGLGADLVNVARGMMISVGCIMSQQCHLNTCPVGVATTDPKKEKALIIDEKQYRVTNYVTSLHEGLFNIAAAVGVKSPNEITKDHIVIKRDDGTLQEIANYKLKLIS; from the coding sequence ATGACAGAATTGCTTACTACGATGCAATTTATCGTTAATGCTATGATCTTTATTATAGTTATTGGCGCGTTAGGACTTTTATTAGTTTTATTATTTAAAGACCGAGCACAATCGCAACATAGTGTATTACGTAACTATCCTGTGCTAGGAAGAGTGCGTTATTTTGCTGAAAAAATCGGCCCAGAATTACGTCAGTATTTATTTGCGAACGATACCGAAGGGAAACCATTTTCAAGAAGTGAATACACAAATATAGTATTATCAGGGAAATATAATTCACGTATGTCAAGTTTCGGGACACTAAGAGAATATAAAGAAGGATTTTACATACGCAATACGATGTTTCCATTACAAACGACGGAATTACAAGTAGATAATCGTACAATGATTTCTACATTTCTCTATTCTGTAGATAGTCAAAGATTGTTTAAACGTGATGAACATCGTGAGCAAAAAGACATTGATCCATTCTATTTATCGGATGAAAATGCGATCGTCTTGGGAGAAGAGCTTGCTCATCCATTTAGAATCAAACGTCTTGTAGGTCAATCAGCGATGAGTTATGGTGCGTTAGGTTCACATGCGATTACAGCCTTATCGAAAGGGTTAGCACGTGCAGGGACTTGGATGAATACAGGTGAAGGTGGTTTGTCAGATTTCCATCTTAAAGGCGGCGGCGATATCATCTTCCAAATTGGACCAGGCTTATTCGGTGTTCGTGATAAAGAAAGTCATTTCAGTGAAGATTTGTTTAAAGAATTAAATCAACACAAAGAAATTAAAGCTTATGAACTTAAACTTGCTCAAGGGGCTAAAACACGTGGTGGCCACATGGAAGGTAATAAGGTAACGGAAGAAATCGCTAAAATTCGAAACGTGGAACCTCATAAAACCATTAACTCACCTAACCGCTTCGATTTTATTAATTCACCAGAAGAACTATTGCAATTTGTAGATAAAATTCGTAGCATCAGTCAAAAACCTGTTGGCTTTAAAATTGTAGTCAGCAAAGTAGAGGAAGTCGAAAAGTTAGTACAAGCTATGGTAAAACTTGATATTTATCCAAGTTTTATTACGATCGACGGTGGTGAAGGTGGTACAGGGGCCACTTTCCAAGAACTTCAAGATGGTGTAGGTTTACCTTTATTCACGGCCTTACCTATCGTTTCAGGCATGCTAGAACGCTATCACGTACGTGATAAAATGAAAATCTTTGCTTCAGGTAAATTAATCACACCTGATAAAATTGCTATCGCGTTAGGTTTAGGTGCTGACCTAGTTAACGTCGCACGTGGGATGATGATTAGTGTTGGATGTATTATGAGTCAACAATGTCACTTAAATACGTGTCCAGTTGGCGTAGCAACGACTGACCCTAAAAAAGAGAAAGCGCTAATTATTGATGAAAAGCAATACCGTGTGACAAACTATGTAACAAGTTTACATGAAGGTTTATTCAATATCGCAGCTGCAGTCGGTGTTAAAAGTCCGAACGAAATTACAAAAGACCATATCGTGATTAAGCGAGACGATGGCACACTCCAAGAAATCGCAAACTATAAATTGAAGCTAATAAGTTAA
- a CDS encoding HAMP domain-containing sensor histidine kinase translates to MNKRFTLKFLKYITVFFIVNFIFSLIFIGLMTFNLVTNLYTTLSEVGPEYFDSTNMSHTPSERLKNLAKRENAELYFTKKNGDILYPNRLKGQNIKHKVLDNIYNTNTIYTQHNTYFIYIYREQVKSPNITNDSQIKTSQLLDSLSIQDFNRYIFNIDNGKLSFVKNSNFRDYENSYDLGYNFHDANKNFLKITLGFIIFNIVLVAITAFLISKRLTKPLAYYIDWIGNLSEGKLYQPTSNQKRKRKRKKSKRKTYPELDHSLTHLNQQMLSDKFYHNQINYYKSKWISQISHDLKSPLTTIYGYSKLIQTDETSQPYVQLISEKASFMSDLIDSLNQSFDLETQQMKQDKENFPIKATVERIISIIGYQSISLSFNFDEDAQFYGNKLYFERLLINLINNSIEHNDKHPNITIRFTRENNTVIFDYIDDGQGLPQTNINDLINQSYTSKKDRAHHGMGLTIIQDAVHFHDGSIEVCPTAIGVYFHISLIDKT, encoded by the coding sequence ATGAATAAACGATTCACTTTAAAATTTTTAAAATATATTACTGTATTTTTTATTGTTAATTTTATTTTTTCTCTAATTTTTATTGGATTAATGACATTCAATCTCGTAACTAACCTATACACGACTTTAAGTGAAGTTGGTCCTGAATATTTTGATTCAACGAATATGAGTCACACTCCAAGTGAACGATTAAAAAATTTAGCTAAAAGAGAAAATGCGGAATTGTATTTCACAAAAAAGAATGGGGATATTCTTTATCCAAATCGTTTAAAAGGACAAAATATTAAACATAAAGTCCTTGATAATATTTATAATACAAACACAATTTATACTCAGCATAACACTTATTTTATTTACATTTATCGTGAGCAAGTTAAATCTCCAAACATCACGAATGATAGCCAAATAAAGACGTCTCAATTATTAGATAGTTTATCAATTCAAGATTTTAACCGATACATTTTTAATATTGATAATGGCAAACTTTCGTTCGTAAAAAATTCTAACTTTAGAGATTACGAGAACTCTTATGATTTAGGTTATAATTTCCATGATGCAAATAAAAATTTTCTAAAAATAACACTTGGATTTATTATATTTAACATCGTTTTAGTTGCGATTACAGCTTTCTTAATCTCTAAACGTTTAACAAAACCATTGGCCTATTATATTGATTGGATAGGTAATTTATCTGAAGGAAAATTATATCAACCTACATCTAACCAAAAACGAAAGCGTAAGAGAAAAAAATCAAAACGTAAAACGTATCCTGAATTAGACCATTCGTTGACCCATTTAAATCAACAAATGTTGTCAGATAAGTTTTATCACAACCAGATTAATTACTATAAATCGAAATGGATCAGCCAAATTTCTCATGATTTGAAATCACCGCTAACAACGATTTATGGCTATTCGAAATTAATACAAACCGATGAAACATCACAACCTTATGTACAACTTATTTCTGAAAAAGCTTCTTTCATGAGCGACTTAATCGATAGTTTGAATCAATCGTTTGATTTAGAAACACAACAAATGAAACAAGATAAAGAAAACTTCCCAATTAAAGCAACTGTGGAACGAATCATTTCTATCATAGGATATCAGTCTATCTCCTTATCATTTAATTTCGATGAAGATGCACAGTTTTATGGAAATAAATTATATTTTGAACGTTTACTCATTAATTTAATTAATAATAGTATTGAACATAATGATAAACATCCAAATATAACAATTCGCTTTACTCGAGAAAATAATACAGTCATTTTCGACTATATTGATGATGGTCAAGGTTTGCCACAAACGAATATTAATGATCTTATTAATCAGTCTTATACTTCTAAAAAGGATCGCGCTCATCATGGTATGGGATTGACCATTATTCAAGATGCCGTTCATTTTCATGATGGAAGTATTGAGGTGTGCCCGACTGCTATTGGTGTATATTTCCATATCTCACTTATTGATAAAACTTAA
- a CDS encoding ATP-binding cassette domain-containing protein, which translates to MLLEIKNLSYKASRRDILKNINFQFDKGETIAIVGPSGSGKSTFLKQINNLISPTKGELYFKGKPYSDYEPETLRSQISYLMQQSELFGETIEDNMAFPAMAHDDKFDKEKAEKLLEMVNLGDYSLNSKIEHLSGGERQRITIARQLMYKPEILLLDESTSALDTQNKSKIEKMIFQLADEGVAILWITHSDDQSMRHFQKRITITDGEITKEEDLRHNE; encoded by the coding sequence ATGTTGTTAGAAATTAAAAATCTAAGTTATAAAGCATCTCGACGAGACATTTTAAAAAATATTAACTTTCAATTCGATAAAGGTGAAACGATTGCTATAGTAGGCCCTTCAGGTAGTGGGAAAAGTACTTTCCTAAAACAAATTAATAATTTAATTAGTCCTACAAAAGGGGAGCTTTATTTTAAAGGGAAACCGTATAGTGATTACGAACCAGAAACATTACGTTCACAAATTAGTTACCTTATGCAACAAAGTGAATTATTTGGAGAAACAATCGAAGATAATATGGCATTTCCGGCAATGGCACATGACGATAAATTTGATAAAGAAAAAGCTGAAAAATTATTAGAAATGGTAAATTTAGGAGACTATTCTTTAAATTCAAAAATTGAACATTTGTCAGGTGGGGAACGACAAAGAATCACGATTGCACGCCAATTGATGTACAAACCCGAAATACTATTACTTGATGAATCTACAAGTGCCTTAGATACACAAAATAAATCAAAAATTGAAAAAATGATTTTTCAACTTGCTGATGAAGGTGTAGCGATTTTATGGATTACACATAGTGATGATCAAAGTATGCGTCATTTTCAAAAAAGAATTACCATTACTGATGGTGAAATAACCAAAGAGGAGGACTTACGTCATAATGAGTAA
- a CDS encoding CPBP family intramembrane glutamic endopeptidase, which yields MFTFITMVIFRPLIEELIFRHLIIHELSKRFSLTFMIGLSLVIEVLAHVYDLISWLEILPYMILSLGAIIVYLRSDKNLAASFLYHSSVQLVIFIITMIERFF from the coding sequence ATCTTTACCTTTATTACAATGGTTATTTTCAGACCATTAATTGAAGAATTAATCTTCAGACATCTGATTATCCATGAATTAAGTAAACGTTTTAGTTTAACCTTTATGATAGGGCTTAGCTTAGTTATAGAAGTATTGGCACATGTCTACGATTTAATATCTTGGCTAGAAATCCTACCATACATGATACTCTCTCTCGGTGCCATCATTGTTTATTTGAGAAGTGATAAGAACTTAGCAGCTTCCTTCTTATATCATAGCTCTGTACAATTGGTCATATTTATTATTACAATGATTGAGAGGTTTTTTTAA